The Mycobacteriales bacterium region CTCTGTCGTCCTGCGTAGACTCGCTCGCGTGACCTTGCACCTCTACGACACCGCCACGCGCGCGGTCCGCGAACTGCGGCCGCGCGTCGATGGTGTGGTGTCGATCTACCTGTGCGGCGCGACCGTGCAGGCGCCGCCGCACATCGGTCACGTCCGCGGTTCGGTCGACTTCGACATCCTGCACCGGTGGCTGCTGCGCACCGGCCACGCGGTCATCTTCTGCCGCAACGTCACCGACATCGAGGACAAGGTCATCGCCAAGGCCGCCCAGGAGGGTGTGCCGGCGTGGTTGGTTGCGGCGCGTAACGAGCGCGCCTTCTCGCAGGCGTACGAGACGCTCGGCTGCCTGCCGCCGACGGTTGAGCCGCGGGCCACCGGCCACATCCCGGAGATGGTCGCGCTGATCGAGCGGCTGATCGCGGCGGGCCACGCCTACGCCTCGGGCGGCGACGTCTACTTCGACGTGGCGTCCTGGCCGCCCTACGGCCGGCTGTCCGGGCAGCGGCCGGACAACGTGCAGCCCGCCGACGACGCCGACACCGACGAGCGCAAGCGTGACCCGCGCGACTTCACGCTCTGGAAGGCGGCCAAGCCGGGTGAGCCGTCGTGGCCGACCGAATGGGGCACCGGTCGACCTGGATGGCACATCGAGTGTTCGGCGATGGCCGAGCGTTATCTGGGTCCTGCATTCGACATCCACGGTGGCGGGATGGATCTGATGTTCCCGCACCACGAGAACGAGATCGCCCAGTCCAACGCCGCCGGGAACGACTTCGCGGCGTACTGGATGCACAACGGCCTGGTGACCACGGCCGGGGAGAAGAT contains the following coding sequences:
- the cysS gene encoding cysteine--tRNA ligase, which codes for MTLHLYDTATRAVRELRPRVDGVVSIYLCGATVQAPPHIGHVRGSVDFDILHRWLLRTGHAVIFCRNVTDIEDKVIAKAAQEGVPAWLVAARNERAFSQAYETLGCLPPTVEPRATGHIPEMVALIERLIAAGHAYASGGDVYFDVASWPPYGRLSGQRPDNVQPADDADTDERKRDPRDFTLWKAAKPGEPSWPTEWGTGRPGWHIECSAMAERYLGPAFDIHGGGMDLMFPHHENEIAQSNAAGNDFAAYWMHNGLVTTAGEKMSKSLGNSLLVSEVLASMRPVELRYYLAAPHYRSMIEASDEAMLEATSAYRRLEGFVDRATELVGDVDPADGVLCADFAAAMDDDLGVPRALAAIHEVVRDGNRALAAGEKDAVRGAVTSVRAMLDVLGLDPRDPRWGGGADADLTGVIDGLVRLALEARQAARARKDYAAADAIRDQLTAAGVVVEDTPHGPRWSLRQ